A genomic stretch from Meiothermus sp. CFH 77666 includes:
- a CDS encoding ArdC-like ssDNA-binding domain-containing protein has protein sequence MKTDALMEKIKGWTEQLAAQLKEGHTQGLVTFLERAGRFHRYSYHNTLLILMQQPNATLVAGLKRWNELGRRVKKGERAIAILAPTLKREERVDEITGEVRVVQRLVSFHTAYVFDISQTEGEPVEIKDRNPQGAEVYGRLRRACPVPVEEQLMPEGFFGKTDGKRIFLASVQSPTAKAETLLHEWAHTLLHFDEARRGAQVEELEAEATAFVVGRELGLPMQGSRDYILQWQGGVEGLEGSLERIMRAAREILACIQGHEIALAAA, from the coding sequence ATGAAAACCGATGCGCTGATGGAGAAAATCAAGGGGTGGACGGAGCAACTGGCCGCACAACTCAAAGAAGGGCATACGCAAGGCCTGGTAACGTTTCTGGAGAGGGCCGGACGGTTCCACCGCTACAGCTACCATAACACCCTGCTGATCCTGATGCAGCAGCCCAACGCCACCCTGGTTGCGGGCCTGAAGCGCTGGAACGAACTGGGGCGGCGGGTTAAGAAGGGCGAGCGGGCGATTGCTATTCTGGCCCCGACCCTGAAGCGGGAGGAGCGGGTGGACGAGATCACCGGGGAGGTGCGAGTGGTGCAGCGTTTGGTCAGCTTCCACACCGCCTATGTTTTCGACATCTCCCAGACCGAAGGTGAGCCGGTGGAGATCAAAGACCGCAACCCCCAGGGGGCTGAGGTGTACGGACGGCTGCGGCGGGCCTGCCCGGTTCCGGTAGAGGAGCAACTGATGCCGGAGGGGTTTTTCGGAAAGACCGACGGGAAGCGTATCTTTCTAGCCAGCGTGCAGTCCCCTACCGCCAAGGCCGAGACCCTGTTGCACGAGTGGGCGCACACCCTGCTGCACTTCGATGAAGCAAGGCGCGGAGCGCAGGTGGAAGAGCTCGAGGCTGAGGCCACTGCCTTCGTGGTAGGGCGGGAGCTCGGGCTGCCCATGCAGGGGAGCCGGGACTACATCCTGCAATGGCAGGGCGGGGTGGAGGGGCTGGAGGGCTCCCTCGAGCGCATCATGCGGGCAGCGCGGGAGATTCTGGCCTGCATTCAGGGGCACGAGATCGCCCTGGCCGCAGCGTAG
- a CDS encoding peptidylprolyl isomerase has product MQIELSPHELKALLELLKEHQYYGWIEQVGEFEIEASGRVSPVLLALLQRLKQMQRKAA; this is encoded by the coding sequence ATGCAGATCGAGCTTTCCCCGCACGAACTCAAAGCCCTGCTCGAGCTTCTCAAAGAGCACCAATACTATGGCTGGATCGAGCAGGTAGGGGAGTTTGAGATCGAGGCCAGCGGGCGGGTGTCCCCGGTGCTGTTGGCCTTGTTGCAGCGGCTCAAGCAGATGCAGCGCAAAGCGGCCTGA
- a CDS encoding DUF6788 family protein has protein sequence MGLELGQERERAVRALDNLLARIEEAQRDLEQAQARLEGLLPMRVVWKKKSCGKEGCRCARGALHGPYPYLIEHKEGKKLERYLGKGWSPPEGMIQPERYRRLMGEFNTRRERLENLLQRLDRAVEMMRGWK, from the coding sequence ATGGGACTGGAACTGGGGCAAGAACGGGAGCGGGCAGTGCGGGCGCTGGATAACCTCCTCGCCCGCATCGAGGAGGCCCAGCGCGACCTCGAGCAAGCCCAGGCCCGGCTGGAGGGCCTGTTGCCGATGCGGGTGGTCTGGAAGAAGAAGTCCTGCGGCAAGGAGGGTTGCCGCTGCGCTCGCGGGGCCCTGCACGGGCCATACCCCTACCTGATCGAGCACAAGGAGGGTAAGAAGCTCGAGCGCTACCTGGGGAAGGGCTGGAGTCCCCCCGAGGGAATGATCCAGCCTGAACGCTACCGCCGCCTGATGGGGGAGTTCAACACCCGCCGGGAGCGGCTGGAAAACCTGCTGCAACGGTTGGATCGGGCGGTGGAGATGATGCGCGGGTGGAAATAG
- a CDS encoding ATP-binding protein has product MDTHRRAVLNLAPLLETVKSKRGQENPTDPGLPPCPLCGAAALSGYTFARPSQIEHDCDCGYLEPERYQAALLKTWRRYTAPRLLRTDLEGYPKYRDYLEKPVEGHQGNRAALEAVRSYTGGILYLFGPPGVGKTHLALRLAGKIAAEGRFVRFRSELDFLAEERLAAVGEGALPTYERLVLDDGGKCRLSPFSAERLYALVEGASAGRYDLILTSNLAPEAFATRLGEVGEAVLSRIRGGLVAEVQGPDRRS; this is encoded by the coding sequence ATGGACACCCACCGGCGAGCGGTTCTGAATCTTGCCCCCTTGCTGGAAACGGTGAAGAGCAAGCGGGGGCAGGAAAACCCCACCGACCCCGGCCTGCCCCCCTGCCCGCTGTGCGGGGCGGCGGCCCTGAGCGGGTATACCTTCGCCCGGCCCAGCCAGATCGAGCACGATTGCGACTGTGGCTACCTCGAGCCCGAGCGTTACCAGGCCGCCTTGCTCAAGACCTGGCGGCGCTACACCGCTCCCCGGCTGCTGCGGACTGACCTGGAGGGCTACCCGAAGTACAGGGACTACCTGGAAAAGCCCGTAGAGGGGCACCAGGGCAACCGGGCCGCGCTGGAGGCGGTGCGAAGCTACACCGGAGGCATCCTTTACCTCTTCGGACCGCCGGGGGTAGGGAAGACCCACCTGGCCCTGCGCCTGGCCGGGAAGATCGCCGCTGAAGGGCGTTTCGTGCGCTTCAGGAGCGAGCTGGACTTTCTGGCCGAGGAGCGGCTGGCCGCCGTCGGAGAGGGGGCCTTGCCCACCTATGAGCGGCTGGTGCTCGATGACGGGGGCAAGTGCCGGCTCTCCCCCTTCAGTGCCGAACGCCTCTACGCCCTGGTGGAGGGGGCCAGCGCAGGCCGCTACGACCTGATCCTCACCTCCAACCTGGCCCCGGAAGCCTTTGCCACACGGCTGGGCGAGGTGGGCGAGGCCGTGCTATCGCGCATCCGGGGTGGGCTGGTGGCGGAGGTGCAAGGGCCGGATAGGCGTTCCTGA
- a CDS encoding SWIM zinc finger family protein, translating into MKNIRERIEGFLNRLERAEGILLEGRVHRVEGLPHTYVVRGNENYLVDLERNSCTCPDAAKGHACKHLLAAVLLERGEKKVVVRTMAAKAA; encoded by the coding sequence ATGAAAAACATCCGCGAGCGCATTGAGGGCTTTCTAAACCGGCTGGAGCGGGCCGAGGGTATTCTGCTGGAGGGGCGGGTACACCGGGTGGAGGGCCTCCCACATACCTACGTGGTGCGGGGAAACGAGAACTACCTGGTGGATCTCGAGCGCAACTCCTGCACCTGCCCCGACGCAGCCAAAGGGCACGCCTGCAAGCACCTGCTGGCAGCGGTGTTGCTCGAGCGGGGGGAAAAGAAGGTTGTGGTTCGGACAATGGCTGCTAAAGCTGCATGA
- a CDS encoding Rad52/Rad22 family DNA repair protein, which yields MEAINILTAPLTADEIEWKIISSKNGSTTLAPYIDARAVMTRLDRAFGPFGWQVRYAPAQVGNEHGVIAGITIKHPETGEWVEKQDGASASDMEPFKGGISGALKRAATVWGIGRELYTYPRVIVEGEHKYIPWKVLERLKGLPKAVAEGKPLPEVIRLNPEGESVRKGG from the coding sequence ATGGAAGCCATCAACATCCTGACCGCGCCTCTCACCGCCGACGAAATCGAGTGGAAGATCATCTCGTCGAAGAACGGGAGCACCACCCTGGCTCCCTACATTGACGCTCGGGCCGTCATGACCCGGCTGGACCGGGCCTTCGGGCCTTTCGGCTGGCAGGTGCGCTACGCCCCAGCCCAGGTGGGCAACGAGCACGGGGTCATCGCAGGCATTACCATCAAGCACCCGGAGACCGGGGAGTGGGTGGAGAAGCAGGACGGCGCAAGCGCTTCAGACATGGAGCCTTTCAAGGGGGGGATCAGCGGGGCTTTGAAAAGAGCCGCCACAGTCTGGGGAATCGGGCGGGAACTCTACACCTACCCCAGGGTGATTGTGGAGGGCGAGCACAAGTACATCCCCTGGAAGGTGCTGGAGCGGCTCAAGGGGTTGCCCAAGGCTGTGGCTGAAGGCAAACCGCTGCCAGAGGTGATTCGGCTCAATCCCGAGGGGGAGAGTGTGCGGAAGGGGGGTTGA
- a CDS encoding helix-turn-helix domain-containing protein, translating into MMNVGYIQPLREQRGLSQTDLGNKVGVTRQTIAVWEKGERMPSIGQLAAIAQALGVPLEVFFEQNAEEPTLLFRADEAGVLTPALRALVLKRALAYAEIEREIGEVAVSPPQMPVEAYDPHAVERYAGEVRDFLGVEHAPLGDVIARLEERGLKVLLTPLPAHVSGFSAYTESLGAVIIINENHPVERQFFTALHELAHLICHRQDFLHPEKAVAAGLREKLANHLAGAVLLPREVLERELHAFRNHWIPEAMLLDLKLRYSVSMRTVLIRAEQVGIISRKQCGQQIGVLNKRFGKDKEPLELRREFYNPDFKDDQSQVLPKSRLERLVFQALSLGVVSASRAAEVLGVPIEYIRKRAALWSSNGVSAL; encoded by the coding sequence ATGATGAACGTCGGCTACATTCAGCCACTCCGCGAACAGCGGGGTCTAAGTCAAACCGATCTGGGTAACAAGGTTGGGGTGACCCGGCAGACCATCGCGGTCTGGGAAAAGGGTGAGCGCATGCCATCTATTGGGCAGTTGGCTGCTATAGCCCAAGCTCTAGGCGTTCCACTCGAGGTTTTCTTTGAACAAAATGCTGAGGAGCCGACCCTGTTGTTCAGGGCCGATGAGGCAGGGGTTCTTACCCCTGCGCTCAGGGCTCTGGTTCTCAAACGGGCCCTGGCCTACGCGGAGATCGAGCGGGAGATCGGTGAGGTCGCCGTATCGCCACCCCAGATGCCGGTAGAGGCATATGATCCGCACGCGGTGGAGCGCTACGCGGGTGAGGTGCGGGACTTCCTTGGGGTAGAACACGCTCCTTTGGGGGACGTGATTGCCCGGCTTGAGGAACGGGGTTTGAAGGTTCTCCTCACCCCACTGCCCGCCCACGTGAGCGGGTTCTCGGCCTACACCGAGTCGCTGGGGGCGGTCATCATCATCAACGAAAATCACCCGGTTGAGCGGCAGTTCTTCACCGCTCTGCATGAGCTGGCCCACCTCATCTGTCATCGTCAGGACTTCCTGCACCCTGAAAAGGCTGTGGCTGCGGGGTTGAGGGAGAAACTCGCCAACCACCTGGCCGGGGCGGTGCTGCTACCGCGTGAAGTGCTCGAGCGGGAACTCCACGCCTTCCGCAACCACTGGATCCCCGAGGCCATGCTGCTTGACCTCAAGCTGCGCTACAGCGTCAGCATGCGAACCGTCCTGATCCGTGCCGAACAGGTCGGCATCATTTCCCGTAAGCAATGTGGCCAGCAGATCGGTGTGTTGAACAAGAGATTCGGAAAAGATAAGGAGCCGCTCGAGCTGCGGCGCGAGTTCTACAACCCGGACTTTAAGGATGACCAAAGCCAGGTACTGCCCAAGTCACGGCTTGAGCGGTTGGTTTTCCAGGCCCTCTCCCTCGGTGTCGTGAGCGCCTCTCGGGCTGCGGAAGTGCTGGGGGTTCCGATTGAATATATCCGCAAGCGGGCCGCCCTCTGGTCGTCGAACGGTGTTAGTGCTCTTTAA
- a CDS encoding DEAD/DEAH box helicase family protein, protein MKIKFESDQEYQLEAVQAVTGVFEGQPLSEGLYTVKMESDELYGIAAYANLLLLSPEALLENVRQVQEANGLEPSERLEAIEIPDSGIALNFSVEMETGTGKTYVYLRTIYELHRLYGFKKFIVAVPSVAIREGVLSNLRLTKDHFDTLYGNVPVDYWVYDSKQVSRLRSFATENTLQILIINIDAFNKPSNNVIFLPNDRLSGFCPIEFIRAAHPIVIVDEPQNFESNLAKRALASLNPLCTLRYSATHRNPYNLLYRLDPVRAYDLGLVKQIEVTSVLEEENFNIPHLKVREVKATKSRIGAKVDLDVWDGKATKRKSVTLKQGSDLYELSGQREPYRGYVVEEIDAGFKYVSFANGVRLEEGQEQGVNADDLMRAQIRETVREHLNKELTVSRLPEGQRLKVLSLFFIDRVANYRGEDAKFRRWFEEAYCEFSALPAYASLKLPPVEQVHGGYFAEDKTGWKDTSGNTQADEEVYEKIMRDKERLLSLEEPLRFIFSHSALREGWDNPNVFQICTLNETQSEVKKRQEIGRGLRLPVRENGERSFDARINRLTVIANESYKDFAKALQTEIEEETGIAFGPHRIKNSRERRTLKLKKGWELNEDFRALWERIKHHTRYRVEFDTENLVTRAAKAIREMPKIERPHYRIEKWRIVRLGKDLDTELAKVNTEDLDFRPVVPDLLAYLQRETELTRGTLARILKESGRLVDAKVNPQQFIDLALAAIRNTLEELMVEGIKYERLEGEAYDMMLFESEELIGYLDKIIDVERSIYDGVIYQSEVERSFAEALDKREDVKLFVKLPDWFEIDTPLGEYRPDWALVMVDGEQEKLYFICETKGSKDPTKLRISERLKVESGRAHFRALEVPYVVETSAAELSPERVKPVSQRVSMTNNG, encoded by the coding sequence ATGAAGATCAAGTTCGAGAGCGACCAGGAGTACCAGCTCGAGGCCGTCCAGGCAGTGACTGGGGTATTCGAAGGGCAACCCTTGAGCGAGGGGCTCTACACCGTGAAGATGGAGTCCGACGAGCTCTATGGCATCGCTGCCTACGCCAACCTACTGCTGCTCAGCCCGGAGGCCCTGCTGGAGAACGTCCGCCAGGTGCAAGAAGCAAACGGGCTTGAGCCGAGCGAGCGGCTCGAGGCTATCGAGATCCCCGATAGCGGCATCGCGCTCAACTTCTCGGTAGAGATGGAGACCGGGACTGGCAAGACCTACGTCTACCTCCGCACCATCTACGAGCTGCACCGCCTCTACGGCTTCAAGAAGTTCATCGTCGCCGTGCCCAGCGTCGCCATCCGGGAGGGGGTGCTCTCGAATCTGCGCCTCACCAAAGATCATTTCGACACCCTCTACGGCAACGTGCCGGTGGACTACTGGGTCTACGACTCCAAACAGGTCTCACGGCTGCGCTCCTTCGCTACCGAGAACACCCTGCAAATCCTTATCATCAACATTGATGCCTTCAACAAACCGAGCAACAACGTGATCTTTCTCCCCAACGATCGGCTTTCGGGCTTCTGCCCCATCGAATTCATCCGGGCGGCGCACCCGATCGTCATCGTGGACGAGCCGCAGAACTTCGAGAGCAACCTGGCGAAACGAGCCCTGGCGAGCCTGAATCCCCTCTGCACGCTGCGTTACTCAGCCACCCACCGCAACCCCTACAACCTGCTCTACCGGCTCGACCCGGTACGGGCCTACGACCTCGGGCTGGTCAAGCAGATCGAGGTGACGTCGGTGCTCGAGGAGGAGAACTTCAACATTCCTCACCTGAAGGTGAGGGAGGTAAAAGCTACCAAAAGCAGAATCGGCGCAAAAGTTGATCTCGATGTGTGGGATGGGAAAGCCACCAAGCGCAAATCCGTGACCCTCAAGCAGGGATCTGACCTCTACGAACTGTCGGGCCAGCGAGAACCGTACCGGGGCTACGTGGTGGAGGAGATCGACGCGGGCTTCAAGTACGTGAGCTTCGCCAACGGGGTGCGTCTGGAGGAGGGACAGGAACAAGGAGTCAACGCTGATGACCTGATGCGGGCGCAGATCCGCGAAACCGTGCGGGAACACCTGAACAAGGAACTTACCGTCTCACGGCTGCCCGAGGGCCAGCGGCTCAAGGTACTGTCCCTGTTTTTCATTGACCGGGTGGCGAACTATCGGGGCGAAGACGCCAAGTTCCGGCGCTGGTTCGAGGAGGCCTACTGCGAGTTTTCCGCGCTCCCGGCCTACGCCTCCTTGAAACTTCCCCCGGTGGAGCAGGTGCACGGGGGCTACTTCGCTGAGGACAAGACAGGCTGGAAGGATACCTCGGGTAATACCCAGGCCGATGAAGAGGTCTACGAGAAAATCATGCGCGACAAGGAGCGTCTTTTGTCGCTGGAGGAGCCCTTGCGCTTCATCTTTAGCCACTCGGCCTTGCGCGAGGGCTGGGACAATCCCAACGTGTTCCAGATCTGCACGCTCAACGAGACCCAGTCTGAGGTCAAGAAACGCCAGGAGATCGGGCGGGGCCTGCGCCTACCGGTGCGCGAGAACGGGGAACGATCGTTTGACGCCCGGATCAACCGGCTGACCGTCATCGCCAACGAGAGCTACAAAGACTTTGCCAAAGCCCTGCAAACCGAGATCGAGGAGGAGACCGGCATCGCTTTTGGGCCGCATCGCATCAAAAACAGCCGCGAGCGGCGCACCCTCAAACTCAAGAAGGGCTGGGAGCTCAACGAGGACTTTCGTGCCCTCTGGGAACGGATCAAGCACCACACCCGCTACCGGGTGGAGTTCGACACCGAGAACCTGGTGACGCGGGCCGCCAAAGCCATCCGGGAGATGCCGAAAATTGAGCGCCCGCACTACCGTATCGAGAAGTGGCGCATTGTCCGGCTTGGCAAAGACCTCGATACCGAACTCGCCAAGGTTAACACCGAAGACCTGGACTTCCGCCCTGTCGTCCCTGACCTGCTGGCTTACCTCCAGCGTGAGACCGAGCTGACACGTGGTACCCTGGCCCGCATCCTCAAGGAGTCGGGGCGGCTGGTGGATGCCAAGGTGAACCCCCAGCAGTTCATCGACCTGGCCCTGGCTGCCATCAGAAACACCCTCGAGGAGCTGATGGTGGAGGGCATCAAGTACGAGCGGCTCGAGGGAGAGGCCTATGACATGATGCTCTTCGAGAGCGAGGAACTCATCGGCTACCTCGACAAAATCATAGATGTGGAGCGCTCCATCTACGATGGGGTGATCTACCAGTCGGAGGTTGAGCGTAGCTTCGCTGAGGCCCTGGACAAGCGCGAGGACGTAAAGCTCTTCGTCAAGCTCCCCGACTGGTTCGAGATAGATACCCCGCTGGGCGAGTACCGCCCCGACTGGGCCTTGGTCATGGTAGATGGCGAGCAGGAAAAGCTCTATTTCATCTGCGAGACTAAGGGCAGCAAGGATCCAACCAAGCTACGTATCAGCGAGCGCCTCAAGGTCGAGAGCGGCAGGGCCCATTTCCGGGCGCTCGAGGTCCCTTATGTCGTGGAGACCTCCGCAGCCGAACTGAGCCCTGAGCGTGTAAAGCCAGTTTCGCAAAGGGTATCTATGACAAATAATGGGTGA